The sequence below is a genomic window from Nostoc flagelliforme CCNUN1.
CTCAGTCATTTCTTTACTGACTGCGGTCAGTTCTTCTGCCGAAGACGCAACTGCTGTTGCCACCTCTGTCATCTGTCTAATTGAAGACTTTAGGCTGCTAATCATCTGATTAGCATTATCCGTGAGTTGTTTAAACTCTCCTGCATTGCTTGCCTCGATTTGCTTGGACAAATTTCCTTGAGCAACAGCAAGGCTGACCTCATTAATACCTTTTATCTGCTCTTTTAAATTTGTAGACATCTGATTCAGGTTGTCGAGCGATTCTTTCCAATTCCCACTTGCTCCTTTGACAACGGCTTGAGAACCAAGCTTTCCTTCGATACCAATCTCGGATGCCAAGCGATTAACTTCCTTAGCAAAGTTTTGATTTAAACTCACCAATTCATTAAAAACTGAGGTTATTTCACCCAGTTCATTATTCTCATCAGCTAAACGGACGGTAAAATCACCGTTTTTTGCAGCCTTCAGTGCTATTAGTAACGCTTGCAATTGCACTTTTATCACACTGTCATCGGTCGGTTGTGAATCTGCACTATCCACCGAGGGAGATTTAGAGTTGGCTGTTTTCCCAGCCCGATTTATAGTCATTGCAAAGCGCTCCTGAATTATTCGATAATCTGATTTGTTAAATTAACATCTAGAATTTTCTCGGCGTCTAGAACTAACAGAAATCCCTCTGGGAGCGGGTAAGCTCCTGCTAGCATCTGACGCATTCTACCTTTTAACGTTGCGGGTGGGGGTTGAAAGGTGTTTTGTGCGAACTCTAAAACATCTCCCATATAATCGACCTTTAGACTGACTACTTCATGATCAGAACACACAATGATATTAAATCCTTGGGCTGCATCTACCTGACTTTTCACGGGATCTGGAAACCTCACTTCCATTCCTCTCTCTTGCAAGGAGAGAGGCTTTGAATTCTCCCCCTTCCCTACCAGGGAAGGGGGTTGGGGGGTTAGGTTTCGCGTTGGTTTTTCCACATAGCGTGAATCAGGCTCATCTACAAGTTTTGTAGTTGATTGTGTCTGCGGTTCGCTCATCTCTAATCGACGCTGCAAATCGATGACAGTAATAATTTGTCCACGTAAATTAATCAACCCATAGATATCTGGTGGTGCTAAAGGTACAGGAGTCGTTGCTTGTGGACGAATCACTTCTTGAACGTGTTGCACGTCAATACCAAAGTAAATTCCTTTGAGGAAAAATGTGCAAATTTGTTGTTCAGCCATGAGTCGCTAGTTGCAGCAAATGAGGGTTAGCAATCCGAATTACAGTCTCAATGTCAAGAATTTCTGTGATTTGTCCTTGAATTACAGCACAGAAAAGCACACCAGGTCTATTAGGAATACCTTTAATGGTTAGTTGTTCTTCCACAATATCAAGAATGCGATCGACCACTAGCCCAACAGTGAGTTCTGAGTATGGAGAGACAATAATTATCTGGAGCGTTTCTGCAACTGTCGCCAAAGCCTCATCACTAAAGCGATCGCGATCGCCAAATATTTTGTGAAGATCAATCAGTGGCAGAATTTGACCATAAGACTGGAAAACATCCTGATTACCGACTTTTTCGACAGCAGAAGCAAGAATCTCTTCGAGCCGAAATGCGATCGCCAGTGGAATGCCCATGCGTGCGCCTTGGGGCCCTTTAAAGAGTAAAATTGTTTGGCGATCGCCTGCTTCCTCTTGGTTATTTACAGCATTTTCGCTTAACAACTGCTTTTTGGCGGTTATACCAGTTCGGTTTGCCAGACCGACAACATCAATAATTAATGCCACTGTGCCATCCCCTAAAACGGTGGCTCCTGCAAATAGGGATAGCGTCTTTAACTGTCTTCCCAAAGGTTTAACTACAATATCTTGAATGTCTTCAATTGTATCTACGACCAGTCCAAAGCGATAATTATCAACTTGCACAATTACCAGACTGAGTGTTTCTAAGTTGCTGATACTATCCTGTTGCAATACTTGATTGAGGTAAACCAATGGCACAAGATTACCCCGCAAGCGATACACAGGCACATCGTATAATATCTCAATACTATTGAGTGCTTCTAGGCGTACTAGCTCTTGTAAACTTGCTTGGGGAATAGCATAGCGATCGCCCCCACTGCTGACAATCAATGCTGGAATAATTGCCAATGTTAGCGGAATCTTGATTTTGAAGGTCGTTCCTTGTCCCTCTTGGCTGTGAATTTCAACCGTTCCGTTAATCTTCTCAATATTGCTCTTGACAATATCCATCCCAACCCCTCGCCCGGAAAGGTAAGTCACCTGTTCCGCAGTCGAGAAGCCGGATAGAAAAATTAAGTTCATCGCTTCTGACTCGCTCATGGTTGCAGCCTGCACAGCGTTCACTAAACCAAGTTGCTGCGCTCGCCCTTTCAGCCGTTCTAAATTCAGACCGCGACCATCATCGCCAATTTCAATATTGACTTTGCCGCTTTCGTGAAAGGCTCTGAGAAATAGCCGTCCTACGCTTGGCTTTCCACAAGCAACCCGCTCGTCTGATAATTCAATCCCATGATCGATGCAGTTGCGTACTAAGTGCGTCAAAGGGTCTTTAATTGTTTCAATAATACTTTTGTCTAGTTCAGTCTCTGCCCCCTCCATTTCCACCTCAACTTCTTTACCGGAAGCGATCGCTAAATCACGGGTGACGCGAGGGAACTTTTGCCAAATGGAACTAATTGGTTGCAGTCGAGTTTTCATCACCCCTTCCTGCAACTCGGCTGTAAGTAGGCTCAGGTGCTGGCAGGTAGCAGCAAAACTATTATCCTTAAATTTTGTACTAAATCCGATTACCTGGTTACGAGCTAAAACGAGTTCACCCACTAGGTTCATCATCTGATCTAGCAGATCAACATTGACTCGGACATAAGCAGATTCTGATGTTGTCGTTGATATTTCTGTGAGTTCGTTGTTGAGAGATCCAACAGATTCACTAGCTGCTGTATCTTTTTGTGGCGTTTGTGTATTAACAGGCGATTGAGAGGGTTTTGGAGTCTGTTTAGTTTCTGACAATCGGGTTAATGCCCCGATTAGTGCTGAATAATCGCGATCGCTATCCTGCTTTGTAGCTTGAATTTGAGACAGGATTTGCCGAATGCTGTCAACTGTTTGTAGTAAAATACTAATAATCTCAGGGGTGATTGCTAGCTGGCGATCGCGTAGACACGAGAGCAAATTCTCCCCAGCATGAGCAAGTGATTCCAAATTAGGAAACGGTAAAAAGCCGCAATTTCCTTTAAGCGTGTGAAGTGAGCGATAAATCCGAACTAATGCTTCTCCATTACCAGATGCTTTCTCTAGCTCAATAATATCGCCTTCAATTTGATTCAAGTTCTCATAGCTTTCAACGAGAAATGCTTCTATATCATCGTCAATTTCATTTAACTCCATTGGTTAATCAAGTAAAGTTTTATATATTTTATTTTAATACTAATTTAATATTAAACCTCACCAATCTCTATCTAAAGAGAGATGTTTGTCTTTTCTCAGGCTGAAGACATAAGATTCGCCTTAATGATATAGTTAAGAGATAGGCAATATTCTCGTTGCCATTCAACTCAAACTTTCAACAATAGTCGTCGTCAAGACAGACAATCTTACAAGTGCAAATAATGCGATCGTCAGTTTCTCGAATCCTACCAACCTTGGTGCTACTCAAACGATATCAAGCAGCTATACCTCAAAATGTATCTTAATGGCATGAGCCTGCGATAAATCGAGCAAGTAACCGATATCCACCACACAACGGTTTTGCATTGGCAACGGATAGCAAAGCTGGAATTAGATCGGATTTCAAATACTTAACAAATTTTTAAAATTTTCCATTATTAAAAATTTTAGCTCCACAACATAACATTATAGTTTCAGCGAGTTTGATAATTTTTCCGAAACTATCATTCTTGGCAATTGTAAAATTATATTGATTTATTATTTAATTAATCCCTTTTAATTAATAATGTAGGCTAATTAGCTTAAATCAAGAATTATTAAGCTAAAGCACAAAAGGAGAAAGCTGATGGCAATGGTTTTGATTATCGATGATGCAGCTTTTTCTCGCAGAATGATCCGTAAGTTTCTGCAAGTCGATGGCTATGAAATTATCGAAGCAAGTAATGGGCGTGAGGGATTAAAAATGGTTTGTAACCATAAACCAAATTGTGTATTAGCGGATCTTCTCATGCCAGATATGAATGGGTTTGAATTTCTCAAAGCTATGCAAGATAAAGAATTAAAAATCCCAACCATTATCATTTCTGCGGATATCCAAGATGGGGCACGCAATCAAAGTTATAGCTTGGGCGCAGTCAACTTTATTAATAAACCACCAAAAGAAAGTGAGTTGCGAAAGGCAGTCCAGGAAGTTCTTAATACTAAGGAATAAGTTTTCATGAATGTGACAGCAGAAGAACTGGATGCCCTACAAGAGTTAATTAATATTGGAGTCGGTCGAGCAGCAAGTCTACTTAATGAAATGGTAGACTCTCACATTCGTCTGAAAATTCCGGTTGTTAAAGTGTTAACTGCTGCCGATGCCTATAAAGAATTAACAACACGATTTCACGATCAGACTTTGGCATCTGTAAAACTACGCTTTACAGGATCTTTCCATGGCACTGCTAGCTTAATTTTTCCAACTGACAGCGCATCAACATTGGTTGCAGTGCTTACAGGTGAAGATCCATCGGCTGACTTAGATGCGGTAAAAATTGGCACCCTGAGCGAAATTGGTAACATTGTCATAAATGGGGTCATGGGTTCGCTCAGTAATGTGTTAAAGCGGCATGTAAACTACACATTGCCCGTTTATTTAGAAGATACGCTGGAAAATTTATTATTATCTGCATACGAGAGCGATTCAAAAATATTACTAGCACAAGCTAGTTTCACAATTGAACGCTTAGAAATTATTGGTGATATTATTTTAATATTTCTGGTGGGCACTTTTGATGCGCTGATCGCTGCAATGAATGACGAAATGGGAATAATCAAATAATATAATATAGCAAAAATAGTTGAAAAAAGTCTTAAAAAACTTTGATAATGCAATGAATATAATTGAACAAGCTCAGGAAAAATTTAGCCTTTTAGATAAAATTCCTTTAGGAGCTTTTGTTCTACAGTCAGATTATATTGTTATCTTTTGGAACTCCTGCTTAGAAGAATGGACAAAAATTTCGAGAAGTCAGATTTTGGGAAATTCTATACATGAATATTTTCCTCATCTGAATCAACCTCGTTACGCTAGCCGTTTGTACCAAATTTTTCAAGGTGGGCCTCCAACAATTTTTTCTTCTCAACTGCATAAATATATTATTCCAGTACCTATATCCAAAGATAAATACCGCATTCAACACACAACTGTTACTGCTGTGTCTGCATTGGATGGAGATAGATTTTATGCTCTCTTTTCAATTGAAGATTTAACAGATTTAACGTTCCGAGTTCAGGAATATAAAAACCTCCGCGATCAGGCTCTAGCAATAGCAGAACAACGGCAACAGGCAAAAGAAGTTGCTGAGACAGCAAACCGCATCAAAGATGAATTTTTAGCAATTGTCTCTCATGAACTTCGTTCCCCTCTTAATCCAATTTTGGGTTGGGCCAAGCTACTGAAAAATCGGTCATTAAACGAAGCTACTACTGTGCGTGCCCTTGAGACAATCGAACGAAATGCTGAATTACAAGCTCAGTTGATTGAAGATTTGTTGGATATCTCTCGCATTCTCCAGGGCAAGTTAGCACTTAATTTAGAAATTGTTAATCTTGTTTTTACTATTGAAGCTGCCTTAGAAACAGTGCAATTGGCAGCAGAAGCAAAGTCTATTCAAATTAATCTTCATTTGGATAGAGAAATTGGACAGGTGAAGGGTGATAGTAGTCGTATTCAACAAATTATTTGGAATCTGGTCTCTAATGCCGTTAAATTCACACCATCCGGTGGACAGGTTGAAGTCTACTTAGAACAGATTAATTCTGAGGTACAACTGAGAGTTAGTGACACGGGTAAAGGTATTAGTCCTGAATTTTTGCCACATGTATTTGAGTATTTCCGTCAGGCAGATAGTCGTACAACCCGAAGTTTTGGTGGGCTAGGGCTTGGTTTAGCAATTGTGCGCCAACTTGTCGAGTTACATGGCGGTACAGTTTCGGCAGAGAGTTTAGGAGAAGGGCAAGGTGCGACATTTACAGTTAGCCTACCCGTGTTTCAACATCTGGAATTAGGAAAGGAAAATCAGAATGTATTAGAGAATTCGTATCCATTCTGTACGCTTTATGCTCCACTAGAAGGAATACGTTTGTTAGTTGTAGATGATAATGCTGATACCCGTGAGTTTCTGGCCTTTCTATTAGAACAGCAGGGAGCAATCGTAACGATCGCAGCATCTGCCACTGAAGCACTGGCTGCAATTATGGAGTCAAAGCCAGATTTGCTGTTAAGCGATTTAGGTATGCCAGATGTTGACGGTTACACTTTGATCCGAAAGTTACGAGCAATGCCCGCCGATTTAGGTGGACAAATTCCCGCGATCGCCTTAACTGCTTACGCCGCAGAAACGACACAAAAACAGGTTTTTACAGCCGGGTTTCAACTCCATATCGCTAAACCAGCCGATCCTGCCAAACTGGTAGCTGCGATCGCAGCCCTTGTTAAGAACTGATGTATCCGAGAAGCAGGAATAGCCTGTGTTGCAGTGGTTGAGCAGTTGCTTGAAGAATTACAAACGGCAGAAATTATTCATACCTAACAGGTAAGCAACCAAGAAATGCCCTGCTTCGTGGTAGACAATGCGATTGCGGTGTTGGTTAAGCCTGAAAACATACGCAAACTATAGGGAGATAGGCAAACTTTACGGATTGGAGACGCTTGTATAAGCCAATATGAAATTTTATGTCTGGAGCCAGCACTTCTATTGATCAGCGTGATATCTTTTCAATATTAATTAAGCCTTGCGATTTACTGCATTTTGCCCTGTCTCAATTACTGTAAAGCTTTTGGGTTTCGCGCCGCAAACGAGCCAAAGTTCAAGTATAAAATAGCAGCTAAAAAATGTTGAAGGAGAATAAAGCATCATGGCTAAAGTCTACTTAAATGACATAAAATGTATCGACGAGCAAGATCCACGTGGTAGTGATAATAATGATGAAATCTATTACCTAGTTGAGAGTGGTTCTAAGAAAAATACAGTGAGTAATAGTTTTGATGCTGGTGAAATCCTCTTTCCAGACAAACTACTCGAAAACGATCCGGCTACTAAAGCAGACCCTCTGTTTTTTACACTATGGGAAG
It includes:
- a CDS encoding chemotaxis protein CheW gives rise to the protein MAEQQICTFFLKGIYFGIDVQHVQEVIRPQATTPVPLAPPDIYGLINLRGQIITVIDLQRRLEMSEPQTQSTTKLVDEPDSRYVEKPTRNLTPQPPSLVGKGENSKPLSLQERGMEVRFPDPVKSQVDAAQGFNIIVCSDHEVVSLKVDYMGDVLEFAQNTFQPPPATLKGRMRQMLAGAYPLPEGFLLVLDAEKILDVNLTNQIIE
- a CDS encoding chemotaxis protein CheW codes for the protein MELNEIDDDIEAFLVESYENLNQIEGDIIELEKASGNGEALVRIYRSLHTLKGNCGFLPFPNLESLAHAGENLLSCLRDRQLAITPEIISILLQTVDSIRQILSQIQATKQDSDRDYSALIGALTRLSETKQTPKPSQSPVNTQTPQKDTAASESVGSLNNELTEISTTTSESAYVRVNVDLLDQMMNLVGELVLARNQVIGFSTKFKDNSFAATCQHLSLLTAELQEGVMKTRLQPISSIWQKFPRVTRDLAIASGKEVEVEMEGAETELDKSIIETIKDPLTHLVRNCIDHGIELSDERVACGKPSVGRLFLRAFHESGKVNIEIGDDGRGLNLERLKGRAQQLGLVNAVQAATMSESEAMNLIFLSGFSTAEQVTYLSGRGVGMDIVKSNIEKINGTVEIHSQEGQGTTFKIKIPLTLAIIPALIVSSGGDRYAIPQASLQELVRLEALNSIEILYDVPVYRLRGNLVPLVYLNQVLQQDSISNLETLSLVIVQVDNYRFGLVVDTIEDIQDIVVKPLGRQLKTLSLFAGATVLGDGTVALIIDVVGLANRTGITAKKQLLSENAVNNQEEAGDRQTILLFKGPQGARMGIPLAIAFRLEEILASAVEKVGNQDVFQSYGQILPLIDLHKIFGDRDRFSDEALATVAETLQIIIVSPYSELTVGLVVDRILDIVEEQLTIKGIPNRPGVLFCAVIQGQITEILDIETVIRIANPHLLQLATHG
- a CDS encoding response regulator, producing the protein MAMVLIIDDAAFSRRMIRKFLQVDGYEIIEASNGREGLKMVCNHKPNCVLADLLMPDMNGFEFLKAMQDKELKIPTIIISADIQDGARNQSYSLGAVNFINKPPKESELRKAVQEVLNTKE
- a CDS encoding chemotaxis protein CheX encodes the protein MNVTAEELDALQELINIGVGRAASLLNEMVDSHIRLKIPVVKVLTAADAYKELTTRFHDQTLASVKLRFTGSFHGTASLIFPTDSASTLVAVLTGEDPSADLDAVKIGTLSEIGNIVINGVMGSLSNVLKRHVNYTLPVYLEDTLENLLLSAYESDSKILLAQASFTIERLEIIGDIILIFLVGTFDALIAAMNDEMGIIK
- a CDS encoding ATP-binding response regulator, encoding MNIIEQAQEKFSLLDKIPLGAFVLQSDYIVIFWNSCLEEWTKISRSQILGNSIHEYFPHLNQPRYASRLYQIFQGGPPTIFSSQLHKYIIPVPISKDKYRIQHTTVTAVSALDGDRFYALFSIEDLTDLTFRVQEYKNLRDQALAIAEQRQQAKEVAETANRIKDEFLAIVSHELRSPLNPILGWAKLLKNRSLNEATTVRALETIERNAELQAQLIEDLLDISRILQGKLALNLEIVNLVFTIEAALETVQLAAEAKSIQINLHLDREIGQVKGDSSRIQQIIWNLVSNAVKFTPSGGQVEVYLEQINSEVQLRVSDTGKGISPEFLPHVFEYFRQADSRTTRSFGGLGLGLAIVRQLVELHGGTVSAESLGEGQGATFTVSLPVFQHLELGKENQNVLENSYPFCTLYAPLEGIRLLVVDDNADTREFLAFLLEQQGAIVTIAASATEALAAIMESKPDLLLSDLGMPDVDGYTLIRKLRAMPADLGGQIPAIALTAYAAETTQKQVFTAGFQLHIAKPADPAKLVAAIAALVKN